The following coding sequences lie in one Mucilaginibacter sp. KACC 22773 genomic window:
- the secDF gene encoding protein translocase subunit SecDF: MQGKGVIKFFAILLAVVCIYQLSFTWVAQKVESDAKAYAKGNAEKEKAYLDSMSTQPVYPIFKHTYAFVLQRELALGLDLKGGMNVTMQIQLDELVRKISNDNPDATFNQALANADKLQADAKTSQKDYIALFVSEYEKLNPDGKLAAIFSTKDNQDHLKFNATNSEVEAYLRDLASTAVKQSFTVLNTRINQFGVTQPNIQLEASSNRILIELPGVKEPDRVRKLLSGTAKLEFYQTFDNSEAYQTIIAVDNLLGAKNKTAAKADSTKTPATATAAAKTDTAKKAGSLLSKVQKSAEKDTSANALAGKSQLAAQHPLLSVMSLNLYPGQNGQQQLGIGPVVGYALLKDTAKVNSYLHSKLAQSAIPRNMKFLWDVKPMKDAKQKAFALYAIKLSGAENGPVLSGAVITDARADVNQKGSPEVVMIMNSEGAQKWRAVTAEAAAATNKRAIAIVLDDNVYSAPNVQNEISGGVSSIEGSFTQEDTRDLANVLKAGRLPAPAHIVSEDVVGPSLGKQAIAASLLSCVLGLVVVLVFMIAYYNRAGTVAVVAVIINIFFLMGVLTSLGAVLTVPGVAGIVLTLGIAVDANVLVYERVREELALGKSLKIAIADGFKHALPSILDSQISTFLTGLILFIFGSGPIQGFATTLMIGIITSLFCSLLISRVIFEWMLEKGWDIKFSNPWSSHTFKNANYAFVKNRFKFYIFSGTFIIAGIISIFVRGFSYGVDFEGGRNFIITFPNKNITTEQIHSVVDPSLLGRGTEVKTVNADKISITTNYLIQQNTPAVDVQVRKTLIEALATKPETKISDSDIQGQSKVSATIAEELKTSAVYTVLIAILVISAYIFIRFRKWQFSLGAMVATAHDALLVLSFFSLFNGILPFSLDIDQAFIAAILTVIGYSINDTVVVFDRIREFLDHKTKDEQTEDVINRAINSTLSRTIITALTVIFVLIVLFIFGGDVIKGFSFALLIGVIFGTYSSICVATPVIVDFGKKDLK, translated from the coding sequence ATGCAAGGTAAAGGGGTTATTAAATTTTTCGCCATTCTGCTGGCAGTTGTGTGTATCTACCAGCTGTCTTTTACATGGGTGGCCCAAAAAGTTGAGAGTGATGCCAAGGCATACGCAAAGGGGAATGCTGAAAAAGAGAAGGCTTACCTGGACTCAATGTCTACACAACCGGTATATCCGATATTCAAACACACTTACGCTTTTGTACTGCAAAGGGAACTTGCATTAGGTTTGGACCTTAAAGGTGGTATGAACGTTACGATGCAGATACAGCTTGATGAGCTGGTACGCAAAATTTCGAACGACAACCCCGATGCAACATTCAACCAGGCTTTGGCAAACGCCGATAAACTGCAGGCTGACGCTAAAACCAGCCAGAAAGATTATATCGCGCTGTTTGTAAGCGAGTATGAGAAATTGAATCCGGATGGTAAACTGGCCGCTATCTTTTCAACAAAAGATAACCAGGACCACTTAAAGTTCAACGCCACCAACAGCGAAGTTGAAGCTTATCTGAGGGATTTGGCCAGCACCGCCGTAAAACAATCGTTCACGGTTTTAAATACCCGTATCAACCAGTTTGGCGTAACCCAGCCTAACATTCAGTTAGAGGCAAGTTCAAACCGCATCCTGATTGAGCTGCCTGGTGTTAAAGAACCCGATCGCGTTCGTAAACTGTTATCAGGAACTGCAAAGCTGGAATTTTATCAAACATTTGATAACAGCGAAGCTTACCAAACCATTATAGCCGTTGATAACCTGCTTGGTGCCAAAAACAAAACTGCCGCTAAAGCCGATTCCACAAAAACACCAGCTACAGCAACCGCCGCCGCTAAAACCGATACTGCTAAAAAAGCAGGATCGTTGTTAAGCAAGGTTCAAAAAAGTGCTGAAAAAGATACTTCGGCAAATGCTTTGGCCGGCAAATCGCAATTAGCTGCGCAACATCCGTTATTGTCTGTAATGTCGTTAAACCTATATCCGGGTCAAAACGGTCAGCAGCAATTAGGTATCGGTCCTGTTGTTGGTTATGCTTTGTTAAAAGATACCGCCAAGGTTAATAGCTATCTGCATAGCAAACTTGCCCAATCAGCTATCCCACGCAATATGAAATTCCTTTGGGATGTAAAGCCGATGAAGGATGCTAAACAAAAAGCTTTTGCATTATACGCCATTAAATTAAGCGGCGCCGAAAACGGTCCGGTACTTTCTGGTGCTGTAATTACCGATGCAAGGGCCGATGTTAACCAAAAAGGCAGCCCTGAGGTTGTAATGATCATGAACTCGGAAGGTGCCCAAAAATGGCGTGCCGTTACTGCCGAGGCGGCAGCTGCAACTAACAAGCGAGCTATTGCCATTGTACTGGATGATAACGTATACTCGGCCCCTAACGTTCAAAACGAAATTTCGGGTGGTGTATCATCCATTGAAGGTAGCTTTACACAGGAAGATACGAGGGATTTGGCCAACGTGTTAAAGGCCGGTCGTTTACCTGCTCCTGCACACATCGTATCCGAAGATGTTGTAGGTCCATCGTTAGGTAAACAAGCTATCGCCGCCAGTTTGCTATCATGCGTACTGGGTTTGGTAGTAGTACTTGTTTTCATGATTGCTTACTATAACCGTGCAGGTACCGTTGCGGTGGTTGCGGTTATCATCAACATATTTTTCCTGATGGGTGTTTTAACCAGCTTGGGTGCGGTGTTAACCGTACCTGGTGTAGCGGGTATCGTACTTACCTTAGGTATAGCGGTAGATGCCAACGTGTTGGTGTACGAGCGTGTACGTGAAGAGCTTGCTTTGGGTAAATCATTAAAAATAGCTATAGCCGATGGTTTCAAACACGCGCTGCCGTCTATTCTTGATTCACAGATCAGTACGTTCCTTACTGGTTTAATCCTGTTCATCTTCGGTTCGGGCCCTATCCAGGGTTTTGCAACTACCTTGATGATTGGTATTATCACTTCATTGTTCTGTTCGCTGTTAATCTCAAGGGTTATATTTGAGTGGATGCTTGAAAAAGGCTGGGATATTAAATTCAGCAACCCATGGAGTTCACATACCTTCAAAAATGCTAACTACGCGTTTGTTAAAAATCGCTTCAAGTTTTACATTTTCTCAGGTACGTTTATAATTGCCGGTATTATTTCGATATTTGTGCGTGGCTTTAGCTACGGTGTTGATTTTGAGGGCGGCCGTAACTTTATAATTACATTCCCTAATAAAAACATAACAACCGAACAAATTCACAGCGTTGTTGATCCATCTTTATTAGGTCGCGGTACCGAGGTTAAAACTGTAAATGCCGATAAAATCAGCATCACTACAAATTACCTTATCCAGCAAAATACCCCTGCGGTTGATGTACAGGTAAGAAAAACGTTGATTGAAGCACTGGCAACCAAACCAGAAACTAAAATAAGCGATAGCGATATCCAGGGGCAATCAAAAGTGAGTGCTACCATTGCCGAGGAATTAAAAACATCGGCTGTTTACACAGTATTGATAGCCATCCTCGTGATCTCGGCATACATCTTTATCCGTTTCCGTAAATGGCAGTTTAGCTTGGGCGCGATGGTTGCAACAGCGCATGATGCATTGCTGGTATTATCCTTCTTCTCGTTATTCAATGGCATATTACCATTCTCGCTGGATATCGACCAGGCGTTCATCGCCGCTATCTTAACGGTAATCGGTTACTCTATTAACGATACCGTAGTGGTGTTTGACAGGATCCGCGAGTTCCTTGACCATAAAACAAAAGATGAACAAACGGAAGATGTTATTAACCGCGCTATCAACAGTACATTAAGCCGTACCATTATTACCGCATTAACGGTAATCTTCGTACTGATTGTGTTGTTTATATTTGGTGGCGATGTTATCAAAGGCTTCTCGTTCGCATTATTAATCGGGGTTATTTTCGGTACATACTCGTCTATCTGCGTGGCAACACCGGTGATAGTTGACTTTGGAAAAAAAGACCTGAAATAA